The Rhodococcus sp. B50 DNA window GAATGCACTCGTGCCGGCACCGGTGAGCACTACTACCCGCACAGCCTCCTCGGCGGCTGCACGGGTGAGACGCTCGTCGAGTGCTCGTTGCAGCGACAGCGAGATTGCGTTGTGCACCTGTGGACGATCGAGAGTCAGCTGCAGCACACCCGGCGCGGGAAACGATTCGAGCAACTCCCGAGAGGTCACGGTGTCGAACCCGCCTTCGCTGCGCGGCGCTCTTCCGCGACGGCAGCGGCGTCACGCGTGATCATCTTGTGGAATACCTGTCCCGGCAACTCGTTTCGTCCGTATATGAGTTCCTCGACCTGGCCGTGTGCGACGTTGTCGGTGATCGTCTTGGTGACGAACCAGTCCTCGGCGTGCAGGGTCTCCATGAGCAGTTCCCAGTTCTTGTCGAGGATCCGCTGTTCTCGGGGCGTGGTGGGCTCGGTCGGTGACAGCAACCGGATGGTGCAGTACGAGACATTGGGATCGTCGACGTCGGGGACGATGGTCCAGATCTCGAAGTGATTGGGTTCGGTGACCAGCATCGTCCCCGGGTAGATCGTGTAGTTCGCCAGGGAATAGTCGCGCACATCGAACGAATCCGGGTCCGCGTCGCGCACTTCGGTGATCGACTTACGCGCCACGACGATCCGCCACGACCGGTCGACGAGGTCGAAAGCCGTGATGTTCCCTTCCAGAAAGTTGCACACCGTCTTCGTGTGCAGCTGGCACAGGTGGTAGGAGTCCTGCACCCCGTCCACGGCGATCTTCCAGTTCATGTCGAGTTTCCACGTCTCTTTGCGGACCTGGAACGAGGAAGCGATTCCGGTATCGGCGACCTCGGCGTCGTGCTTTTCTCCCAGAACCTTCGCGATGTCCAGTTGTGCGCCGACCGTGGGCACGACCCAGACCAACCCGTGCCGTACCTCGCATGGGAACTCGACCAATCCGTACTGCGAGCGATCCAAACCCTCGAATCCCTCGGCGTGCGGCATGCCCCGTAGCGCGCCGTCGCGACCGTACGCCCAGTTGTGATAGGGACAGCTGAAGACGCGTTTGCATCCGGCTTCGGCGAATTCGACTTTGGCGCCTCGATGGCGGCACACGTTGGAGAAAGCCTTGACGCTGCCGTCGGACTGCCGGATCACCAGCAGTGGAGTGCCGATGAGCTCGGTGGTGATGAAGTCCCCGGTGTTCTTCAGCTCATCGATATGGGCCACGATGTGCGGAAAGCGACGGACCACATCACGTTCACGATCGGCGAGTTCGGGATCGTTGAACACCGTGAACGGCACATGGAGCATGCCGTCCGCGTAGTCGGTGGAGTTGTTGTCGACGTGCGCGATCAGGCGCTCGGTGAGTTCGATCTTGTCTTCGCGCTGCATGCACCCATGCTGACACATGAGACATATGGAATCTAGTGTCTTAGAACTTACCGGGCGGTATTGTGCACATGTGGCACAGAAGACCGAAACCGAGACCGCGGACGTCGGCACGGCGATCCTCATCGCCGCCGAACTGTGCTTCGAACAGTTCGGTATCACCAAGACCACCATGGCCGACGTCGCACGGGCTGCGAACATGTCGCGCGCGACGGTGTACCGCTATTTCTCCGATCGAAACTCGCTCATCATGGCGTCGATCGTCCGTCGAGCACGACTCAACATGGACACCGCCCGCCACCGCATCCGGCAGCATCCGACCTTCGCCGACCGCATCACCGAAGGCATCTGCGCGAACGTCCGGCGAGGACTGCGCGATCCCATGGTGCATCTGCTGGTCTCCCCCGCCGAAGCCACGCTCGCCACCAATCTGCTCTCCACCTCCGGCAGAGCCGTCGAACTCACCCGAGAACTATGGGAACCGATCCTCATCGAGGCCCAACAAGCCGGAGAGATGCGCGCCGACGTGGACCTGGACCTGCTGTGTGAGTGGATCTCCGAACTCGAAATGACCTACATCAGCTCGCTCGGAGCCGGCGTGGGGTCGCTCGACCACCTGCGAACGAAGCTCCTCTCATTTTTCGTCCCGTCCCTGCTACCTCGCATATGAAGTTGCACCCTCACGCTCGAGCGGGACCACGGAGGTTCGGTCGCGAGAGGCAGTCGTACGTGTTCGGGAGCCCGAGATCTACAGAACGCGCAGCCCCCAGGTCCGGATTCGCCGAGAGCGGTGACGACAACCGGCAATTCGCAGTGTTCGCACCGTCCAACCCGCCCTCCCACGGGACTGCGGCCTTGTTGCCGCGTTCGTCGATGGTCTCGGCCGCAAGACGACACAGCAACCGGGCCTGATCGATCGCGACGCGAGATTCAGCGATCCGATATTGGACGACACCCTGCTCGGCCGGCGTTTTATCGAAGGCCACACGGTCCTGCGCGCGCGTGGTCCTCAGCGCCAGGGCCCGTTCGGCGGCCCCGAGGGCGCGCATGCGGTGATGGATGCGCCCCGGCCTGAGACGAGCTTGCGCCATGGCGAACCCATCGCCTTCCTCCCCGAGGATGTTCTCCGCGGGAACACGCACGTCGTCGTAGACGACTTCACAGTGACCGCGCTGGTCGTGTCGTCCGAACACCGGCACGTCGCGCACAATCGTGACACCGGGGGGTATCGATCGACACCAGGATCATGGATTGCCGACGGTAGGTGTGCTTCGGTATTGCATGAGGTCGAGGGCGTACTCGACACAGAGGTTCGCTACCCCTTCCGGATTCATCCGACCTCCCGGTTACCACCAGGTGGGCAGGGCGGTACACATCGAGACCACTGCGCAGGCGGCATCCTCGGGGCTTAGGACCCGAAAGTATCCGGCGCGCACTGCCGTTAGGCCGTGTTTCATAGGCCCGGGGTACGGAGCCACTGATTGATCGCGGCAATACGGTCCCGGCGGGCCTGACCAAGATCTACTCGGGCGGAGCGCCGATCCCACCGAGCACCATCGCGGCGTTCGAGGAGCGGTTCGGCCACTACATCCACAACATCTACGGCCTTACCGAAACGACCTCACCGTCGCACGGGGTGCCGCTCGGCAGGCGGGCTCCGGTCGACGAGCTGACCGTAGCGACCTCGGTGGGCGTGCCGTCTACGACGACACCGTCGTGCGGATCGTCGCCTGAACTGCTTTCGCAGACCGGTCCGTCCCGCCGCGACACGCGCGATGTTCCGACCGACCGGTCCTCAAGGGGTGGGTCGGTCCACGTCCCCGCGCCACCCACCGGTCTCGTGCCCGCGCTGCTCGATGAACTCTTTGAACTTCCTCATGTCGTTCTTGATCCGGTTGCCGAGAACACCGAGTTTGTCGGCTGCATTCTCGACGAATCCCTCGGGGTCGACATCCATTTGGGCTGTCACTCGGGTCTTCTCGTCATCGAGGCGATGGAACGTGATCACTCCCGCGTGGTTGGGTCCCGAGTCGGAGGTCCAGGCCACCCGCTCGTCCGGATGTTGCTCGGTGATGGTGGCATCGAACTCGCGGACCTGACCTGCGATATCGATGACCCAATGAACATGCGTGTCGTCGAGTTGCCGGATCTCTCGCACCCCTTCCATGAAATGAGGAAACGATTCGAACTGCGTCCACTGGTTGTACGCGACCCGGATCGGTACATCGACATCGATGGCTTCTGTGATTGTGCTCATGACGATCGCGTACCCCTCTCCCGAGAAGGCCACACCCGACACGATGCCGCAGGCGTCACGTATCCGCGCTGTCGACCCATCGGATCGGAACCGCGGCCGGGAATGCGACCGCTCGACGCGTCCGGCTCCCCGAGCCGGGGCCGGTGATTGTGCAGGGACAGAATACGTTCGGGGTGGGGCCGCCGATCTCCCCCGGCGGCAATCCAGGCTTGCGTCGCCCGATGGGCCCGCTCGATCAACTCGCCGGCATGGCTGAAGTCGATCGGCGACACGGACACCGGGCACAGCGGTGGTAGCACGTGCAGCTCGACCCGTGCGGAGAAGTCGGCGACCTCGAGCAGCAAGCGTTGGTGAGTGAGCAGCGTCAGAGCCTGCACCGCATTCGCCAGCGCGGTGGTCGGTGGATGTTGCAGGGCGCAGGCGTAGCCGGCGGGCAGCACCCACACGTCGTCGGCACCCAGGGCGACGGCTTGGGAGAGAGCAGCATCGTCGGCGATACCCCCATCGACCAGGTTCAGTCCCTCCCGTTGCACGGAGGGCAGCACACCGGGGACGGCAGCACTGGCCAGCACGGCGCTGACGGCCTCACCGGTCGAGAGCAGGACCTCCCGGCCGGTGAGCAGGTCGGTGGCCACGAGGTGCACGGGGATCGCCGCGTCTTCGAGGTCGCGATAGGACAGGTGAGACTCGATGAGCCGCTTCAGATTCCGGTCGGAACACAGCGAGGGGCGGACCCCGGCCGCGGCCAGGAGTTGACGCACCGGATCGAGCGGGAAGACGTCCTGCCGGCGCAGACTCCGCCAGATCGCCGCCAGGTCGTCCAAAGCCGGGATACCGGTGCCACGACCGGCGAGGTACGCGGCGTTGAGAGCTCCGGCCGACGTGCCGATCATCAGGTCGGGATGTATGCCTCTTTCGGTGAGCGCATAGAGCATGCCGACCTCCACGGCACCGAGACCGGCCCCTCCACCGAAAACGAAAGCGGTGGTCATCGCCGGGGCGGGTCGTACACGGAGGCCAATCGGCCAAGGGTCAGTGCCGCAAGCAGCAGGCCGACATCCCGCAGGGCGACATCATAGAATCCGGAATAGCTCAGCAGGTTGATCACGATGCCGGCAAGCCAAGCGGCGACGATGTAGGCCGCGTACCGCGGTTTGATCGCGACGGCGACACCGGCGACGATCTCGATTACTCCGACCACCAGCATGACCTGGTGCGCGCCGAGGGGACTGATGTCGACGATCCACGGTGCCAGATAGTTCTGCCAGGTGGTGAGCACGTTCGTGAACTTGTCTACGCCCATGGCGATCGGGAGCACGGCGAATCCGATGCGCAGCAGGATGAATGCCCCGTAGGCGGGATCGCTGCGAGCGCGGTGCATCACGTCGCCGCGTACGGATGAAGCGGCCGAGATGGCAGATGAGTGAGCTGCGGGAGTGGTCATCACAGACCCCCTTGTAAAAACAATAGTTACTGCTTTTAGAGTCGTCCCGCCGATCCTATTTGTCAATACTTTTTGGTGTTAGCGTTGGGGTATGTCCACTTCCCGGTCCGCTGCACCGGCGGCGCTGGCGGCGTTGAGCAACCTCGACGATCCGTTGCGGCGCAGGCTGTTCGAGTATGTGTGCGAGAGCGAGGAACCGGTCTCGCGGGAGCAGGTGGCGAGCGCACTCGATATCGGCCGAACCCTGGCGGCCTATCATCTGGACAAGCTTGCCGATGCCGGCTTGGTGACGGTCGATTACCAGCGGCCCGCGGGGCGCAGCGGACCCGGCGCTGGACGGCCTGCGAAGTTCTACACCAGGACGACGACGGAAATGACCGTCAGTGTTCCGCCGCGCGACTACGAACTGCTCGCCCGATTACTCGTCACTTCGGTCGAACAGGACACCGACGGAGCGGTGCGAGCGACGGTGAACGAGGCTGCACGCGACGCCGGGCGGCGAGCCGTCGCCGCCTCGGGTGGTGATCTCCTGAAGGCGCTGCACGGCTGCGGATATCTGCCCCGGGCCGACGCCGACGGCGATATCGATCTGCGTAACTGTCCCTTCCACCTCGTCGCCCGAGACCATCTGGATGTGGTGTGCGGGTTGAATCTGCGTCTGGTCGAGGGCCTGATCGCCGGTAGCAGCGAACCCCATGCGCATGCCGAACTGAACCCGAGACCGGACCGGTGCTGCGTGGTGATCCACAAGGCACCGGCCGGCACGAGGAATACGCCGAACAGGTAATGGCGGCGTTGCATACCGCACCCCACAGCAGTGAGACCGGATGACCGGAAACATCTCCGTGTCCGCGGAGCGATATCGGGTGTGGCCGCTGTACGCCGCGGGATTCACCACGGCCTTCGGCGCGCACAGCATCGCCGCCAACCTCGGCGCCGAAGGGTCGGACCTGCACACCTCGCTGCTGTATCTCGGTGTGCTGCTGGCCCTGTACGACGGCGCCGAGGTCGTCCTCAAGCCGATCTTCGGCACCCTCGCCGACCGCATCGGGGTGCGCCCCGTACTCATCGGCGGCCTGGTCGGATTCTGCGTCGCCTCCACAATTTTCGTGATCATCGACGAGTCCGCATGGCTTTGGCTCGCGCGCCTGGGCCAAGGCGCAGCCGCATCCGCCTTCTCCCCTGCCGCCGGCGCACTCGTCGCCAGGATGAATCCGGTCGCCGCGCACGGTCGGGCCTACGGTACCTACGGCTTCTACAAGAGTCTCGGCTACACCCTCGGTCCGCTCCTCGGCGGCGCCCTCGTCTGGTCGGGCGGCCTGATCACCTTGTTCGCCGCGCTTGCCGTCCTGTCCGCATTCGTGGCCCTGTGGGCCTCGGTCGTCGTGCCCGCCCTGGCGCCACTTCCGAAATCCCGGCAGACGCTCGTCGACCTGGCGCGCCGACTGGCCGAAGGCGCCTTCCTGCGCCCGACGCTGGCCTTGGCGCTGGCCACCGCCGCGCTGTCCGTCGGTGTCGGATTCCTACCCGTCTCCGGTGCTGCCGCCGGGCTCGGCCCGATCATGACCGGCGCTGCAGTCTCCGTTCCGGCCGCGTGCGCCGCGATCGCGCAACCCCGCGCCGGGCGCGCCCTCGACTCCGGTCGTCTCCGCTCGGATATCGGTCTGGCTACCGGACTCGTACTCACCGCGACCGGGCTTGCGTGCGCTCTGATCCCGGGCATCGTCGGAGTGCTTGCGGCCGCGGTCGGTATCGGGGTCGGCACCGGGATGATCACCCCGATCGGCTTCGCCTCCCTGGCGGCTTCGACCCCCGAGAACCGCATCGGCCAGACGATGGGCGCAGCGGAACTCGGTCGCGAACTCGGCGACGCCGGCGGGCCCCTGCTGGTCGCGAGTGTTGCCGCTACCGTGACCCTGACCGCGGGATATGCCGCACTCGCTGCACTCACCATTGTTGCGCCGGCCGCCATGCTCACTCGCCACCGACAACACCCGCCACCGGCGTGACGACGACGCGACTTTCGTCATTGCATCGCTGAGGCCTCGTCGATGTCGTCTCCTCCTCGCAGGTGCCTCGCAACGAACCCGACCGGACAGCACACCGCGGAAGTGCCGTAACCGGGGTCCGTCATCGACCGGCGCCGAGCGTGCGTTGCCGGTTGGCGGCGTGGCGGAGCTGCAAGATCCGCAGGCCCCCGGCGATTCCGACTATCGCCGCTCCGGCGATCGCAGCAAACAGCAGTGCCACACCCAGCGGCAACGAGAAGTCCCACCCGAAGAGTTCGAGGGTGATGCTGTCGAGATTCTGCAGGATGAACACCAACAGCAACAGCAGAATCAGGACACCGACGATCAAAGCGGTCCACAGCGCCCCGGTACGGGTGCCCCTGATGCCTTTCCGCCGAGCGAGGTCGGGATGCAGTTCGGCGGTCGCGTCCGGATCCGGTGTCGTGCCCGATGGGGGAACCGGAACGTCGTTACGCCGCGCGGAAGGCGAGAAGTCGGAATTCGAATCGCCTGGGCCTCTCGGGCTGGTTGTCATGCCGGTCGAGTACCCCCTCGGGCTCCGGTTATCCCGTCCCATTCGGTCACCCGACGAGTGCTGCGGACGGACATGCCGCCACGCGAGCGGTCGAGGCGTCCCCGAGACGAGTCGGCTCGATCGGTCGGCCGGATAACGCGCGGCTCGTCGCCATCGACTTCGGGTGTTGCACCGATCACACGAACCACGTAACCTCGGTCACAACTTGACACACCGTCAAGTAATATTGACTGGTCGTCCAGCGCCGTTTCCCCACGAATACTGCCCACGACTCGGCTCAGGATGCACGCACGCAAAGGATTCCCCATGGCGTTCACACTCCCCGACTCGAAGCTCCCCCTCGACCTCGACTTCGATCCGCACCTTCTGCGTGAGCGCTTCGAAGTGGACAAGAACAAGCGAATCCGGCCCGATACTCTCGCCCAGTTCCAGGGACTCTCCGACGTGCTCGAGCTCGACGATCGAGACCCCTTCGTCGAGCCGATCAACCGCGAGCCCGTGACAGAGGAACTCGACGCCCTCGTTCTCGGCGGCGGCTTCGGTGGCCTCACCGCCGGCGCCTATCTCACCCAGAACGACATCACGAACTTCCGCATCGTCGAGTACGGCGGCGACTTCGGCGGCACCTGGTATTGGAACCGCTATCCGGGCGTGCAGTGCGACATCGAATCGCACATCTACATGCCCCTCCTCGAGGAAACGGGATACGTCCCCAGCCAGCGCTATGCCGACGGCTCCGAGATCTTCGAGCATCCCCAGCGCATCGGGCGCCACTACGGCCTCTACGACCGGACCTACTTCCAGACCCGCGCCACGAAGGCCACCTGGGATGAGGAAGAGCAACGCTGGGAGGTGACCACCGATCGCGGAGACCGCTTCCTGACCAGGTTCCTCCTGCGCTCCAACGGCGCACTGACCAAGCCGCAACTTCCCAAGGTCCCCGGCATCGGCGACTTCGAGGGCAAGATCTTCCACACCAGCCGCTGGGACTACGAGTACACCGGTGGATCACCCGCCGGGAACCTCGAGAACCTGCGCGACAAGCGCGTCGCCGTCGTCGGCACCGGCGCCACCGGCGTCCAGGTCGTCCCCTACCTCGCTGCCGACGCGCAGGAACTCGTCGTGGTCCAACGGACCCCGAGCGTCGTGCAGCCCCGCAACAATCGGAAGACCGACCCTGCCTGGGCCGCGTCGCTGAAGCCGGGGTGGCAGTACGAGCGGCACGACAACTTCAACGGAATCATCTCCGGCCATGAGGTCGAGGGCAACCACGTCGACGACGGCTGGACGCATCTCTTCCCGGCCCTGCAGGGGCAGCATCTGATCGATACGCGCATCTCGGAACTCTCCGCCGCCGACCAGGCCGTCGTCGCCGAGATCGCCGACATGCAGTTGCTCATGAGCGCACACCGACGGATCGACTCGATCGTGACCGACCCCGCCGTCGCCGACGGGCTGAAGCCGTGGTTCGGATACATGTGCAAGCGACCCTGCTTCAACGACGAATACCTCGACGCCTTCAACCGCGAGAACGTGACGCTGGCGGCCGCACCGACGGGTATCGACGGCATCACGGTCGACGGCATCGTCGTCGGAGGCAAGCACTACGAAGTCGACTGCATCGTGTTCGCTACCGGATTCGAGACCGGGTCCGGACCCGCCGGAATCTACGGCTACGACGTCCTCGGACGCGATGGCCGGTCGATGCAGGAGTACTTCTCCGACGGCGCCAAAACCATGCACGGCTTCTTCACACACGGTTTCCCGAACTTCGTCGAGCTGGGCATGAGCCAGACCGCATACTACGTCAACTTCGTGTACATGCTCGACCGGAAGGCGCGGCACGCAGCGCGGCTGATCCGGCACGTGCTGGACACCGGGATCGGCTCGTTCGAACCCACCACGGAGGCCGAGTCGTCGTGGGTCGCCAAAGTCCGTCAGTCGAACGAGCCGCGAGTCGCGTACTGGGCGGCGTGCACGCCCGGCTACTACAACGGCCAGGGCGACGTGTCGAAGGCCGTGTTCAACGAGGTCTACAACTCGAGCGAGATCGATTTCTGGAACATGATCGAGGGTTGGTGGGAGGCCCGTGAGTTCGAAGGCCTGACGTTCGAACCGTCTCGCTCGGTCGTTCCCGTCGAGGTCCAGGCCTGATCCGAGACGTGCTCTTCTCTGTCGACTCGTCGAGCGCTACGGCGTGGCCACTGTCCGGTCGACAACCGGACAGTGGCCACACGTTCTATCGGCGGCGCACCCGATAGCGCAGGTGGAGCACTCTGTTGCCCCGAATCACCACGTCGGGATCCTCCAGCAGGTGCTGTGCGTGCATCGACCCGAAGTAGCGTTTACCCGAACCGAATACGACGGGTACGACATCCATGCGCACCTCGTCGACGAAGCCCGCAGCCAGGACCTGTCCCCCGACGTCGCCGGCAGCGAGCTCGACGATGCGGTCAGCCGCGAGCTCCTGCGCCTGGACCACCGCTGCCTCGACGCCGTCCACGAAACGGAACGGCGTCTCCGGATCCCACCCTTCGGGCATCGGCCGGTGCGTCACGACGACCACGTGGTCGACCCCGCTCGGAGGCTCCCCGTCCCAGCCGCCCGTCATGTCGAAGACGTGTCGGCCGACGATCGTCACCCCGATCTCGTCCCAGTACGGCCGGATGTACTCGTAGGACGTCCGGGACACCTTCACGAAGCCACTGTCGTCCAATGGGACGTCGCCACTGGTCAGCCAGTCGAAAAGCTTTCCGGGCCGGTCGTTCTCGTCCGCGATGAAGCCGTCCACCGATACCGAGGCGTACATGACCACTTTGCCCACAGCGCCCTCCGGGGAGTTCGACGTTCCCGACGCTACTCCCGAGCCGGGTCTTGCCTGCCCCGATCGGACCGCACCACGACACTAGGATGCGAGCCATGGAGTCGATCACGTCCCCGGCAGCGGCGAGCGACGGGGATGCCGGACAACGGATACCCGATCCGGAGAGTGGGCGGCGTCGGCGGATACCTCGCGGCGAGATCCAGCGGCAGTCCATTCTCGACGCGTTCGAGCGAT harbors:
- a CDS encoding TetR/AcrR family transcriptional regulator, with product MAQKTETETADVGTAILIAAELCFEQFGITKTTMADVARAANMSRATVYRYFSDRNSLIMASIVRRARLNMDTARHRIRQHPTFADRITEGICANVRRGLRDPMVHLLVSPAEATLATNLLSTSGRAVELTRELWEPILIEAQQAGEMRADVDLDLLCEWISELEMTYISSLGAGVGSLDHLRTKLLSFFVPSLLPRI
- a CDS encoding aromatic ring-hydroxylating oxygenase subunit alpha; the protein is MQREDKIELTERLIAHVDNNSTDYADGMLHVPFTVFNDPELADRERDVVRRFPHIVAHIDELKNTGDFITTELIGTPLLVIRQSDGSVKAFSNVCRHRGAKVEFAEAGCKRVFSCPYHNWAYGRDGALRGMPHAEGFEGLDRSQYGLVEFPCEVRHGLVWVVPTVGAQLDIAKVLGEKHDAEVADTGIASSFQVRKETWKLDMNWKIAVDGVQDSYHLCQLHTKTVCNFLEGNITAFDLVDRSWRIVVARKSITEVRDADPDSFDVRDYSLANYTIYPGTMLVTEPNHFEIWTIVPDVDDPNVSYCTIRLLSPTEPTTPREQRILDKNWELLMETLHAEDWFVTKTITDNVAHGQVEELIYGRNELPGQVFHKMITRDAAAVAEERRAAKAGSTP
- a CDS encoding lipopolysaccharide assembly protein LapA domain-containing protein, which codes for MTTSPRGPGDSNSDFSPSARRNDVPVPPSGTTPDPDATAELHPDLARRKGIRGTRTGALWTALIVGVLILLLLLVFILQNLDSITLELFGWDFSLPLGVALLFAAIAGAAIVGIAGGLRILQLRHAANRQRTLGAGR
- a CDS encoding flavin-containing monooxygenase, which gives rise to MAFTLPDSKLPLDLDFDPHLLRERFEVDKNKRIRPDTLAQFQGLSDVLELDDRDPFVEPINREPVTEELDALVLGGGFGGLTAGAYLTQNDITNFRIVEYGGDFGGTWYWNRYPGVQCDIESHIYMPLLEETGYVPSQRYADGSEIFEHPQRIGRHYGLYDRTYFQTRATKATWDEEEQRWEVTTDRGDRFLTRFLLRSNGALTKPQLPKVPGIGDFEGKIFHTSRWDYEYTGGSPAGNLENLRDKRVAVVGTGATGVQVVPYLAADAQELVVVQRTPSVVQPRNNRKTDPAWAASLKPGWQYERHDNFNGIISGHEVEGNHVDDGWTHLFPALQGQHLIDTRISELSAADQAVVAEIADMQLLMSAHRRIDSIVTDPAVADGLKPWFGYMCKRPCFNDEYLDAFNRENVTLAAAPTGIDGITVDGIVVGGKHYEVDCIVFATGFETGSGPAGIYGYDVLGRDGRSMQEYFSDGAKTMHGFFTHGFPNFVELGMSQTAYYVNFVYMLDRKARHAARLIRHVLDTGIGSFEPTTEAESSWVAKVRQSNEPRVAYWAACTPGYYNGQGDVSKAVFNEVYNSSEIDFWNMIEGWWEAREFEGLTFEPSRSVVPVEVQA
- a CDS encoding patatin-like phospholipase family protein, with the translated sequence MTTAFVFGGGAGLGAVEVGMLYALTERGIHPDLMIGTSAGALNAAYLAGRGTGIPALDDLAAIWRSLRRQDVFPLDPVRQLLAAAGVRPSLCSDRNLKRLIESHLSYRDLEDAAIPVHLVATDLLTGREVLLSTGEAVSAVLASAAVPGVLPSVQREGLNLVDGGIADDAALSQAVALGADDVWVLPAGYACALQHPPTTALANAVQALTLLTHQRLLLEVADFSARVELHVLPPLCPVSVSPIDFSHAGELIERAHRATQAWIAAGGDRRPHPERILSLHNHRPRLGEPDASSGRIPGRGSDPMGRQRGYVTPAASCRVWPSRERGTRSS
- a CDS encoding SRPBCC family protein, translated to MSTITEAIDVDVPIRVAYNQWTQFESFPHFMEGVREIRQLDDTHVHWVIDIAGQVREFDATITEQHPDERVAWTSDSGPNHAGVITFHRLDDEKTRVTAQMDVDPEGFVENAADKLGVLGNRIKNDMRKFKEFIEQRGHETGGWRGDVDRPTP
- a CDS encoding MFS transporter, with the protein product MTGNISVSAERYRVWPLYAAGFTTAFGAHSIAANLGAEGSDLHTSLLYLGVLLALYDGAEVVLKPIFGTLADRIGVRPVLIGGLVGFCVASTIFVIIDESAWLWLARLGQGAAASAFSPAAGALVARMNPVAAHGRAYGTYGFYKSLGYTLGPLLGGALVWSGGLITLFAALAVLSAFVALWASVVVPALAPLPKSRQTLVDLARRLAEGAFLRPTLALALATAALSVGVGFLPVSGAAAGLGPIMTGAAVSVPAACAAIAQPRAGRALDSGRLRSDIGLATGLVLTATGLACALIPGIVGVLAAAVGIGVGTGMITPIGFASLAASTPENRIGQTMGAAELGRELGDAGGPLLVASVAATVTLTAGYAALAALTIVAPAAMLTRHRQHPPPA
- a CDS encoding dihydrofolate reductase family protein; protein product: MGKVVMYASVSVDGFIADENDRPGKLFDWLTSGDVPLDDSGFVKVSRTSYEYIRPYWDEIGVTIVGRHVFDMTGGWDGEPPSGVDHVVVVTHRPMPEGWDPETPFRFVDGVEAAVVQAQELAADRIVELAAGDVGGQVLAAGFVDEVRMDVVPVVFGSGKRYFGSMHAQHLLEDPDVVIRGNRVLHLRYRVRRR
- a CDS encoding helix-turn-helix transcriptional regulator → MSTSRSAAPAALAALSNLDDPLRRRLFEYVCESEEPVSREQVASALDIGRTLAAYHLDKLADAGLVTVDYQRPAGRSGPGAGRPAKFYTRTTTEMTVSVPPRDYELLARLLVTSVEQDTDGAVRATVNEAARDAGRRAVAASGGDLLKALHGCGYLPRADADGDIDLRNCPFHLVARDHLDVVCGLNLRLVEGLIAGSSEPHAHAELNPRPDRCCVVIHKAPAGTRNTPNR